Part of the Cottoperca gobio chromosome 1, fCotGob3.1, whole genome shotgun sequence genome, AACACCTGGGTGACATTACAGATGATGTTTTTCTACCATATCCTCTGTAAGATTACATTTGCTCTCAACTACAACAAGCAACTatggtaaaacaaacaaattagtGGTGCAGTCCTTTTTACGGGCAGATAGTTCCAAAATGTTTCTCATTGAATAATTTGCTCCGCACAATCGCTCACGCTCTCTTTGTCTTGTTCATTTGAATGACCAATCTGTTCTGCTTGAGTTGTTCAATGACTAATGTGTCCTCCCTTGTCTCTCCTCtgggtgtttgtttgtttgtagggAATATCTTTGTGGTGAGCCTGGCAGTGGCAGACCTTGTGGTGGCCATCTACCCGTACCCTCTGGTCCTCACCTCCATCTTCCACCATGGCTGGAACCTGGGTTATGTTCACTGCCAGATCAGCGGCTTCCTCATGGGCATCAGCGTCATCGGCTCCATCTTCAACATCACCGGCATTGCCATCAACCGTTATTGTTATATCTGCCACAGCCTCAAGTATGATAAACTATACAGTGACAAAAACTCTGTCTGCTATGTAATGTTAATCTGGGCGCTGACTGTGGTGGCCATCGTGCCCAACCTGTTTGTGGGTTCACTTCAGTATGACCCACGGGTTTATTCCTGCACATTTGAGCAGTCAGCCAGCTCAGCCTACACCATCGCAGTggttttctttcactttattttaccCATCATGATTGTCACATATTGCTACCTACGCATTTGGATACTGGTTATACAGGTGAGGAGACGGGTCAAGCCAGATAACCGGCCCAAGCTAACGCCACACGACGTTAGAAACTTTGTCACCATGTTTGTGGTGTTTGTGCTCTTTGCCGTTTGCTGGGCGCCGCTCAACTTCATCGGCCTGGCCGTCGCGATCAAACCAGAGGTGGTGGTTCGTCTCATCCCGGAGTGGTTATTTGTGGCAAGCTATTTCATGGCCTACTTCAACAGCTGCCTTAATGCCATTGTGTATGGTGTGCTGAACCAGAACTTCCGGCGTGAATACAAACGCATTGTTGTGTCAGTGTGCACGGCACGCATCTTTTTCCAGGACAGCTCCAACGACGCGGGGGAGAGGCTCAAGTGTAAACCATCACCCCTCATGACCAACAATAACCAAGTCAAGGTGGACTCTGTCTGAACCAGAACTCAGAGGAATACTGAGTGGACATAAAAAGATAGGCTGTGACTgcgagtaaaaaaagaaaaaagaaaaataccaaATATAAAACAGCTTATATCCTTTAAACTGTCCACAGTCTGTCATATGGTGCTATCTGACCTCACAGTAAAAACAGAGCTTTGTCTTTCATCAAGCACTTCTGACTCTGCAGTACTTGtagtacagtaaatatatgatgtatgttttgtttttcatgtttacaGTGATGATATAAATGTATCATGCatataagtatttattttatatgaaaTGTCATGTAGAAATATAGTAAGATTTATTGGGTTCCAGTTAAATAAGGACAACATTTTATCAGGCATATAAAACAATTCTACAAAACTTGAAAATATAACCATAAGTTTATAAATGAAGTTAACCAATTTTAACAACCTCATTTGTTAATTGAGATCAAGCAATGTGGGTTGCTGCTGTCTTATTATACCCCGCAATACATGAAgtggaatatatattttagtctctctcgctctctctctctctctctctctcgctctctttctcttttccaccTTGTGAGCTCATTATACAATACTGTATGCATGGATATGCAGGAATAGTTCAAATGCTAAATAAAATCTGATATTGATGGAGGATCTGCTTTAGTCTTGTGTCCAATTTTACTTCCAAATGAAAGTTTATTGCAATTCTGTAAATGCATTccatatttctattttttctttttcagagtTTTAACCATTATCATAACCATGTACTCCCCAAAGCAATTGCTGAGATCTCGGTGCACAGCCTTACTAAAGAGAAGTTCAACAGGGCAGAAAATACAAACTGTTAGATGATTAGAACAAAGTTCTCAGTGCATCCGAAAAGTATGTGTTTGCACAGCTGCAACAAGTACGGTAGATCAAAGGGAGGTCTCTGAACTCTGATGGATGTGACAATATTGTTTAAAACCTGTATGATTGTTTGACTGCTTGTATTTCTTGTAAAATCGTGTTCACAATGTAAAGGACACTATAGCCTAATTGTACatcatgtttgcatgtgtgttgctAGTGTGCACAACCCGGTTAGTGGAACACAGACAAAGGCATCATGCATTACAGAGGGGAGTGGCTCAGCTATCCACTTGGATTACATAACAGCCGCTGACCATCATCCTCAAAGCAAAAGCTGAAAGAGAAAGCTCCCAGCAGACTCCCTGCccccttctctttctgtttaaTCCCAAGAGCTGTGTGTGGCAGGAAAGGACTGAATGGGTTGTTGATGAGCAAATGTAAAAATCCAAGGGATTTACACTGTCCCCAAACAGTTATACTGTAATCTCGGCCCAAATACTTTTATAGCCCAGGATGTACAACAATAAAGAAGATACAAGTTAGGTGTTACATGAACAATGGAATTTATTTAGGCCTATCTTTCATTACTGTTTCAATACCAAGATAAGAAGAAAGAACGTATCCTTTACTGCGGCAAAGCCATAGATATACAGTAGATCCTTCAAAAAGCAGAACAAAGCCCACACTGGCTTCTGTAAAGTCTGCAATCTGTGAAAACTATGACAGGAAAGATCTCAATTCCttgaaaaatgttgttgttaGTGGAAACATTTTCATACACTGAACATGTCTATACAATATCTATTCAGTAGACTCTCAGACAAGAGTCCCTGGAGTGTTACTGTTGAACTATATTAACACTGATTAACTGATTATTAAATGTTCAGTTTACCCaaagcacaaaaacataatGACACAAGGGCCGACTAACCAGGACATTGTTTCTGGAGAGGTAGGTTGCTGTTCGATTTGTTAAACATAATGTTCCCTTGTGCCACAAAACAAAATTCAGTCGAGTTCCTTTGTCTTGAGATGGTGGCAAAAGTCAAACAGAGTTGTATTCTTCATGACTATATTACAAGAGTAATATTTGATTTGTGAGTTTGTTCTTTTGAGGTTCTCCATCCACTCTCAACTTTGAAAAATGTACAGTAGAATAactgataaaacatttaaactcaaGGTTTACTTGCTGGCCATGAGATGTAAAAATCATCACCTGTCACATGACCAGTTTTTTCTTTGAGTAAACTAATGACAATTGCTCAAGAATGTCATGGGATGAGTCTTGGGGTCAAATTTACAGTCATTAATCAGGGAGTCAGTTCTCCTTCTAAAGGCTAATTCATACTTTCCAAGTCTGGGTGGTCACGAGGGTCCGCTTTGGGCCGTACCGTGCAGATAGATAGCAAGGCGGCTGCGTATGATCTAGTTTGGTTCCACAGTCCATTCCAGTTGGTGATGGAAGCACCTCTAGCTGGTTTgccaagaagaaaaagaagaatataaCTTCATAAATTATTGTTTTGAAGAGGTTGTGTGAAGAGATCCACTGTTACGACTGTGGAATTGGAAATGCGCATGCATGGAACGCCAGACTGACACGGAACCTAAATTGTAGTTTGAATGTAACGGCGACCATGTTCACGTGACTAGTACAAGTCCGTAACTTAATTGTTCCAATTTGAACTTTAATCGTGGATTCATTGATGTTTTTGGCCGCTTGGGagcagcacaacaagctgtaaacacaacagagGACATACAATAACcttaaaaagtgaaaaagttGCTATggaacatgttagcaaacagttgcctattaaTTAACACATCATGCAGACAGCAACACTAGCAGGCATACTTCTGTCCACCcaatgaatgtaagtccaatactcactctccttttagctctgttttggtctccaccatcttCCAAGGGAAATATCTGACTCTTCACCAGCTAGTTATTAATTTTGAATGTCTGCTGTTTAGTGCTGGACAGGTAACGTATAGTGTTTTTCTTCCAGAGCTTTTTGCTGAGATGAAGTTGGTGAACGGGTGAAGTGAGCCGAAACAGCAACGTCAACAACAGACTGTTAAAGGCccataaaatataaacaatgagctgaaagatgcaaGCCATTGCAAGCAGCAACTTTTACTTTACACAAAGTCATTTAATCCATTGTTAATGTCAAAATAACAATTAGTGGAGCATCAGggaatttaaatattaaacaacattaaacaagaaaagggaaaataaatccAACAAACACATAAcgtaacacaaacacatagtaTTTACACTGTTTAACATTACTCTGCAGCTCAGTGTCCGTGACACTGTAATGGTTATtctatacaaaaaaacaaaacaacatgctCTCATCTGGAAGGTAACACAGTATC contains:
- the mtnr1aa gene encoding melatonin receptor type 1A-A, with translation MFINGSHLNSSSRDPSDTVLNRPPWVTTTLGCFLIFTIVVDILGNLLVIFSVYRNKKLRNAGNIFVVSLAVADLVVAIYPYPLVLTSIFHHGWNLGYVHCQISGFLMGISVIGSIFNITGIAINRYCYICHSLKYDKLYSDKNSVCYVMLIWALTVVAIVPNLFVGSLQYDPRVYSCTFEQSASSAYTIAVVFFHFILPIMIVTYCYLRIWILVIQVRRRVKPDNRPKLTPHDVRNFVTMFVVFVLFAVCWAPLNFIGLAVAIKPEVVVRLIPEWLFVASYFMAYFNSCLNAIVYGVLNQNFRREYKRIVVSVCTARIFFQDSSNDAGERLKCKPSPLMTNNNQVKVDSV